The genomic window TACTTAAGATTAAAAAAGAGCACTTTGGGGATATTGTTCAACCAGGAACAAAGATTGGAAAAACATTAAAGAAATTAGAAACAAAATATGATATACCAGAATGTACAATTTGAAGCGTTGCATCTCACGATACAGCATCAGCTTTTCTAGCGGCTTCTACAGATAATAATAATGATGTTCTAATCTCAAGTGGTACATGATCATTGTTGGGTCTTATTGTAGATAAACCAATTATATATAGAGATGCCTTGAGAGAGGGATTTACAAATCTAGTTGGGTTTAATAAAAGTATTTTATTTCTAAAAAACATTACAGGAATGTGAATTTTACAGGAAACAGAAAGAAATTTATCGCATAAGTTTTCAATTGTGGATTTTATAAATGAAGCGATAAAATATGAAAGATTTAATTATTTAATGAATTGTGAGGATGATAGATATACAGTTCCTGAAAACATGATTTATGAAATATGAAAATATTTTAACGAGACACATCAATCAGTTCCATATAACATCGGAGAACTAATAAGGTGTATAATCGATAGTTTAGCCCTTTGTTATAGTAAAAATATATTCAATCTAGAAAAAATTGCAAATAAAAAAATAAATAATATCCATATTTTTGGTGGAGGATGTAGGAATAAAATATTAAATCAAACTCTTGCTGATATATGCAAAAAAAATGTTATAGCGGGACTTGTAGACGCAACAATGATAGGTAATATTATTGTTCAAATGTTGGGAAATAAAGAAATTGATAATGAGAATGCTGCCAAAAAAATAATTAGAGATTCATTTCAATTTGAAATTTACAAGCCCGATAATATAAACTACCAAAGTGTTATAAATAAATTTAATATGATAATAGAAATGGGAAAAAAATAATGAATAAAGAAATAAAAGATCGCTTCGAATATGCTAAAAGTTTTTATAAAAAACTAAATATAGATGTTGATAAGGTTTTAGAACGTGTAAGAAAAATACCAATCTCTGTAAATTGTTGGCAAGGGGATGATGTCAAAGGCTTTATGAATAATTCTCAGCCTTTATCTGGAGGAATAATGGTTACAGGAAATCACCCTGGTGCTGCAAGAAATCCTTATGAACTTAGACAAGACTTAGAAAAGGTATTTAGTTTAATTCCTGGTAATCATAAATTAAATTTACATGCAATTTATATAGATTCAGATGAAAAAATTGATATAGATCAAATAGAGCCAAAACATTATAAAGGTTGGGTTGATTGGGCAAAGAAAATAAATATAGGATTAGATTTTAATCCAACACTTTTTTCACACAACATGTATAAAGATGGTTTTACATTAAGTCATCCAGATAAAAAAATTCGTGATTTTTGAATAAATCATTGTCAAAGATCTATCAAAGTAGCAGAATATTTTGCTACAGAACTTAAACAGAAATGCGTCAATAATCTTTGAATACCCGACGGATATAAGGATTTTACCGTTGATAAGTTCAGTCCAAGAAAAAGATTAAAAGAATCTCTTAACAGCATTTATGCTATTGATTATGATAAATCAAAAGTTTTGAATACAATGGAATCAAAATTATTTGGTATTGGAATTGAGGCATACACTGTTGGTTCTAATGAATTTTACTTGTCTTATGCTATAGAAAACAAAACAGGTTTATGTATGGATATGGGACATTTTCACCCAACTGAACAATGTTCGCAAAAAGTTTCAACAGTTATGAATTTCATAGATGAATTATTATTGCATATGACAAGACCTATGCGATGAGATTCAGACCATGTTGTATCATTAGATGATGAAACACAAGAAATGACATCTGAAATTATTAGAAATAATTTTGAAGATAGAATACACATTGCGTTGGATTTCTTTGATGCTACAATAAATAGATTGGCTGCCTGAGTTATAGGTACAAGAAATGTAATTAAATCAATTGTAAAATC from Spiroplasma endosymbiont of Aspidapion aeneum includes these protein-coding regions:
- a CDS encoding rhamnulokinase, whose product is MEKYVCIDIGASSIKVGLSYIQNNKIIFEKIHMATNKIYKKENKIVWDIDMLFDEILIALKKIKSMRINKCNLSIDTWGVDYVLIDKSGNIIDSVYSYRDKRTNNFFKKQKTFNFEDVYLKTGVYPLEFNTMFQLYQHKIWEFKELDKILFIPDYFIYMLTGKKIADVSNLSTSQLYDISTGNIREDFLEILKIKKEHFGDIVQPGTKIGKTLKKLETKYDIPECTIWSVASHDTASAFLAASTDNNNDVLISSGTWSLLGLIVDKPIIYRDALREGFTNLVGFNKSILFLKNITGMWILQETERNLSHKFSIVDFINEAIKYERFNYLMNCEDDRYTVPENMIYEIWKYFNETHQSVPYNIGELIRCIIDSLALCYSKNIFNLEKIANKKINNIHIFGGGCRNKILNQTLADICKKNVIAGLVDATMIGNIIVQMLGNKEIDNENAAKKIIRDSFQFEIYKPDNINYQSVINKFNMIIEMGKK
- a CDS encoding L-rhamnose isomerase, translated to MNKEIKDRFEYAKSFYKKLNIDVDKVLERVRKIPISVNCWQGDDVKGFMNNSQPLSGGIMVTGNHPGAARNPYELRQDLEKVFSLIPGNHKLNLHAIYIDSDEKIDIDQIEPKHYKGWVDWAKKINIGLDFNPTLFSHNMYKDGFTLSHPDKKIRDFWINHCQRSIKVAEYFATELKQKCVNNLWIPDGYKDFTVDKFSPRKRLKESLNSIYAIDYDKSKVLNTMESKLFGIGIEAYTVGSNEFYLSYAIENKTGLCMDMGHFHPTEQCSQKVSTVMNFIDELLLHMTRPMRWDSDHVVSLDDETQEMTSEIIRNNFEDRIHIALDFFDATINRLAAWVIGTRNVIKSIVKSCLEPTSILKQFELSNDFTSRLAIIEEQKSFPWVDVWNYYCEQEGVPYDGAWLEEIKEYERNVQFKRKR